One window from the genome of Verrucomicrobiia bacterium encodes:
- a CDS encoding VTT domain-containing protein, whose protein sequence is MMEALHEFFSRLYHFDELIRWGGYTALFIIVFSETGLLAGFFLPGDSLLVTAGLLAAVDGVLDIRIVALGLCAAAILGDTVGYWVGHYFGPKLFSRDDSIFFHKDHLARTKKFYDKYGPKTIVIARFVPIVRTFAPTVAGVGGMEYRKFLLYNVAGGIAWVLSMTLGGYFLGSAIPNIEKQIHWVILVVIFLSFLPILKEWLDHRKSASKADLPKGDQS, encoded by the coding sequence ATGATGGAAGCGCTGCATGAATTTTTCTCGAGGCTTTATCACTTCGACGAGCTGATCCGCTGGGGAGGCTACACGGCGCTTTTCATCATCGTGTTCTCTGAAACCGGGCTGCTGGCGGGATTCTTCCTTCCCGGAGATTCGCTGCTCGTGACGGCCGGGCTGCTCGCCGCGGTGGACGGCGTGCTGGACATCCGAATCGTGGCGCTCGGGCTTTGCGCGGCCGCGATCCTCGGCGATACGGTCGGTTACTGGGTCGGGCATTATTTCGGGCCCAAGCTTTTCAGCCGTGACGATTCGATCTTTTTTCACAAAGATCATCTTGCGCGAACCAAAAAATTTTACGATAAGTACGGCCCTAAGACCATTGTCATCGCGCGCTTTGTCCCGATCGTGCGGACATTTGCGCCGACGGTGGCCGGAGTGGGAGGCATGGAGTACCGGAAGTTCCTTCTCTACAACGTCGCGGGCGGCATCGCCTGGGTGCTGAGCATGACGCTCGGCGGCTATTTCCTGGGCAGCGCGATCCCCAACATCGAAAAGCAGATTCACTGGGTGATCCTGGTCGTGATTTTCCTCTCCTTCCTGCCCATTCTCAAAGAATGGCTGGATCATCGCAAGTCCGCTTCCAAGGCGGACCTCCCCAAAGGAGATCAGTCATGA
- a CDS encoding tetratricopeptide repeat protein — protein MKTRPFLFATLLMFLAQTLLPIPAAHADAGLPAAAALSMPEIVDCSRDLPLMTGGEFQKLWGELEQERLQHEDPGVLLDQADALTDQERFEEAIPLYSKVLSLDPEDSDALSGRGNAYIETRQFADALRDLTKNVQLNPDSFEAWYDRGVAYFEAGDYPAALQDYQKSVTLNPSDKCAHNNLAITYESLGDNQAALSHYNQALEIDPAFEKALRNRADLYFDTGAYFHWFVDHVRLWWMGLTA, from the coding sequence ATGAAGACTCGCCCTTTTCTATTCGCAACACTTCTTATGTTCCTGGCGCAAACGCTGCTTCCCATCCCGGCCGCTCACGCGGACGCCGGCCTTCCGGCGGCCGCGGCCCTGTCGATGCCCGAGATCGTGGACTGCAGCCGCGACCTGCCGCTCATGACGGGCGGGGAATTCCAGAAATTATGGGGCGAGCTCGAACAGGAACGACTGCAGCATGAAGATCCCGGCGTGCTCCTGGACCAGGCCGACGCGCTGACTGACCAGGAACGCTTCGAAGAAGCCATTCCGCTTTACAGCAAAGTCCTTTCTCTGGATCCCGAAGACTCCGACGCCCTGAGCGGACGCGGCAATGCCTATATCGAAACCCGGCAATTCGCGGACGCGCTGCGGGACCTCACCAAAAACGTGCAGCTCAATCCCGATTCTTTCGAGGCCTGGTATGACCGTGGCGTCGCTTACTTCGAGGCCGGCGATTATCCGGCCGCGCTCCAGGATTATCAAAAATCCGTCACCCTCAATCCGTCCGACAAATGCGCGCACAACAACCTCGCGATCACCTACGAAAGCCTCGGCGACAACCAGGCCGCGCTGAGTCATTACAATCAAGCCCTGGAGATCGACCCCGCGTTCGAGAAAGCGCTCCGAAATCGCGCGGACCTTTACTTCGATACCGGCGCGTACTTCCATTGGTTTGTCGATCACGTCAGGCTGTGGTGGATGGGTTTGACGGCGTAG
- a CDS encoding diguanylate cyclase → MPKKRQEIKKKKEPGERFLAEALRQAPVPVLITDVSGKIVYVNATFTRLTGYRYSDLKGKKPSLLSAGKTPAEVYQDMWASIASGGAWQGELLNKRKNGEEYWETISIGTVRGKANRVTHYVGVWQDSTRRKRDLENIKRQSRHLEKQSITDELTGVHNRRFILSEVAKEMDRARRYGRALSGMMIDIDGFKKVNDDCGHVLGDRVLRSFAAILKKSLRKADIVGRYGGDEFLVILPETDLEAGFRTARRVQENFALYNRSVMTELASLTVSIGLFSAGISAEETPEGLIARIDTALLKAKKNGKNQIVVAPAEAG, encoded by the coding sequence ATGCCAAAGAAGAGGCAGGAGATCAAAAAAAAGAAAGAACCCGGCGAAAGATTCCTGGCGGAAGCTCTCCGCCAGGCGCCCGTTCCGGTCCTCATTACGGACGTTTCGGGGAAAATCGTGTACGTGAATGCCACGTTCACCCGGCTTACCGGATACCGCTATTCGGATCTCAAAGGAAAAAAACCGAGCCTGCTGTCTGCGGGCAAGACGCCGGCCGAAGTCTACCAAGACATGTGGGCATCGATCGCATCCGGGGGCGCCTGGCAGGGGGAATTGCTCAACAAACGGAAAAACGGTGAAGAATATTGGGAGACGATCTCCATAGGCACGGTCCGCGGCAAGGCAAATCGGGTGACCCATTATGTCGGCGTGTGGCAGGACAGCACGCGGCGCAAACGCGATCTCGAAAATATCAAAAGGCAGTCGCGGCATTTGGAGAAACAATCGATTACGGATGAGCTCACGGGTGTTCATAACCGGCGGTTCATTCTCTCGGAGGTCGCCAAAGAAATGGACAGGGCGAGGCGTTACGGACGCGCTCTTTCCGGAATGATGATCGACATCGACGGCTTCAAGAAAGTCAACGATGACTGTGGGCACGTCTTGGGAGACCGGGTTCTCCGGTCCTTTGCCGCTATTTTGAAAAAGAGCCTGCGCAAAGCCGATATCGTGGGACGCTATGGAGGCGACGAGTTTCTTGTCATCCTTCCGGAAACGGACCTCGAAGCAGGTTTCAGGACGGCCCGGCGGGTACAAGAAAACTTCGCACTTTATAATCGCAGCGTGATGACGGAATTGGCGAGCCTGACAGTCAGCATCGGGCTTTTTTCGGCCGGAATCAGCGCGGAGGAAACGCCGGAAGGACTTATCGCGAGGATCGATACCGCGCTGCTAAAAGCCAAAAAGAATGGAAAGAACCAGATTGTCGTGGCGCCGGCCGAAGCCGGTTGA
- a CDS encoding cytidylate kinase-like family protein: MTDISKLHTYLKTMAYEQDLNKPVDLQGGHNPFITISRETGAGGHSLAAALLKLMAKHGTKSLSGWHVLDQEICEKVAAEPGLKVSLHRLLSEEYHSQIEDMIVEMFAGDTPQDAVARRMFAMMRTLATFGKVILIGRAGAFVTQDLPLGIHVRLVAPVSVRIRRMAAVMKTDENQARRFIEAQDEARAKLVKVFFNGDIADPLYYHATFNTGRLSIENAAEAVLGQLHKKEPVLR; this comes from the coding sequence ATGACAGACATTTCGAAGCTTCACACTTATTTGAAAACCATGGCTTACGAGCAAGACCTCAACAAACCGGTCGACCTTCAAGGCGGCCATAACCCGTTTATCACCATTTCCCGGGAAACCGGCGCGGGAGGGCACAGCTTGGCGGCCGCTCTCCTTAAGCTCATGGCAAAGCACGGAACGAAGTCCTTGAGCGGATGGCATGTGCTGGACCAGGAGATCTGCGAAAAGGTGGCTGCCGAACCGGGGCTCAAAGTTTCGCTCCACAGGCTTTTGTCGGAAGAATACCACTCGCAGATCGAAGACATGATTGTGGAAATGTTTGCCGGGGACACCCCCCAGGACGCCGTGGCCAGGCGGATGTTTGCCATGATGCGCACGCTCGCGACCTTCGGGAAAGTCATCCTGATCGGCCGCGCGGGAGCCTTTGTGACCCAGGATCTTCCGCTCGGCATTCACGTCCGTCTGGTGGCGCCCGTGAGCGTGAGAATCCGCCGCATGGCGGCTGTGATGAAAACGGATGAAAATCAGGCACGCCGTTTTATCGAGGCTCAGGACGAGGCGAGGGCCAAGCTCGTGAAAGTTTTTTTTAACGGGGACATTGCCGACCCGCTTTATTACCACGCGACGTTCAACACCGGGCGCCTATCTATCGAAAACGCCGCGGAAGCAGTGCTCGGACAGCTCCACAAAAAGGAGCCCGTCCTCCGTTGA
- a CDS encoding NnrS family protein, giving the protein MSHVEKTIQLRSIAEPYRIFFPLGILMGLGGVLHWFFYGTGMIPAYSSALHAAVQTEAYLGCFIIGFLTTAFPRFTASSPCALWEFLLLCGLVFAAAFFNFAGLPQAGQACYAGWVAALGFFAVRRVLGRRGKASVPPVSPPVEMIWIPVGLLHVLAGTALYQAAFFGYAPASWMGTGRLLSDQGFLLSIVIGIGGFLGPRLMGTFKLAPARAADAVRARRMKMFFHLSAGALVFLSFVLEGAGNVRGAFALRAAVVTAVMASTGALALKPANRDSIVPGVWVSFWMIALGHWAVALKPDFRTAWLHLVFLGGYSLMTFSVATMVIVSHAGEAARLRRPLAALNVVYAALAVALGTRLASPFFPEHYFKLLAFASAVWSAAGVVWLAFCFPYLRRFADPAEMEKAHAEARKRILENKNHVC; this is encoded by the coding sequence ATGTCACACGTCGAGAAAACAATTCAGCTTCGGAGTATCGCGGAACCCTACCGGATTTTTTTCCCGCTCGGAATTTTGATGGGATTGGGCGGCGTTCTTCATTGGTTTTTTTATGGGACAGGAATGATTCCCGCCTACTCCTCGGCGCTCCATGCCGCCGTGCAGACCGAGGCCTACCTGGGATGTTTCATCATCGGATTTCTCACGACGGCCTTTCCCAGGTTCACGGCGTCTTCCCCCTGCGCGCTGTGGGAATTTTTACTTTTATGCGGCCTTGTCTTCGCGGCGGCATTTTTTAATTTCGCGGGCCTGCCGCAGGCAGGGCAGGCCTGTTATGCCGGCTGGGTTGCCGCGCTCGGCTTTTTTGCCGTGCGCCGCGTGCTCGGCAGAAGAGGCAAAGCTTCCGTCCCTCCGGTCTCTCCTCCGGTGGAAATGATCTGGATTCCGGTAGGTCTTCTCCATGTGCTGGCCGGCACGGCTCTTTATCAGGCCGCGTTTTTCGGCTATGCGCCTGCCTCCTGGATGGGAACCGGACGGCTTTTGTCGGATCAAGGCTTCCTGCTTTCGATCGTGATAGGAATCGGGGGCTTTCTGGGGCCGCGTCTCATGGGCACGTTTAAACTGGCGCCGGCGCGCGCGGCGGACGCGGTCCGGGCCCGGCGCATGAAAATGTTTTTCCATCTCAGCGCGGGGGCCCTCGTCTTTTTGAGCTTTGTCCTCGAAGGGGCCGGAAATGTCCGCGGGGCATTTGCGCTTCGGGCGGCTGTCGTGACGGCGGTGATGGCTTCGACCGGAGCTCTTGCCTTGAAACCCGCGAATCGAGACAGCATTGTTCCGGGCGTTTGGGTTTCTTTCTGGATGATCGCGCTGGGGCATTGGGCCGTCGCCTTGAAGCCGGATTTCCGGACGGCGTGGCTTCATCTGGTTTTTCTGGGCGGTTACAGCCTCATGACTTTCTCCGTTGCAACGATGGTCATTGTGAGCCATGCGGGAGAGGCTGCGCGCCTGCGCAGGCCGCTCGCAGCTTTGAACGTCGTTTATGCGGCGCTTGCCGTCGCACTCGGGACAAGGCTCGCCAGCCCGTTTTTTCCGGAACACTACTTTAAACTTTTGGCGTTCGCCTCGGCGGTCTGGTCGGCTGCGGGCGTCGTGTGGCTGGCCTTTTGTTTTCCCTACCTGCGGCGTTTCGCGGATCCCGCAGAAATGGAAAAAGCCCATGCGGAAGCCCGCAAAAGAATCCTTGAAAATAAAAACCATGTTTGCTGA
- a CDS encoding DASS family sodium-coupled anion symporter → MNHPMRLEFWKQKKVWLSAAALALAAASYAGLQGQCSESARRMAFIFVLAASFWTFEMIPLYATALWVVFLESFLLVRPLGMGSGLETYFIGPLADPVIVLFLGGFILARAFAKYGIDSSIATCLLRHAGNRPYFMLLSFMAATAFLGMWISNTATSALMLAVLLPILGSLDAGDPFRKALVLGIPFAARIGGITTPVGSPTNALALGLLAERGIHVNFLTWMSATLPLAVLLLLMTSGILYILFPPRQAAVPCSMEPTRPFDRDARLVLFIGAATAGLWLTSPWHRMPEYLTALLCAGVLAAMRLITVEDLKKIDWDILILMWGGLALGEGMMITGLADWAMTLPVYPHEKWLLYLAVCLVTVLLSTFMSNTATVNLLIPVALSIPAGDASMLAVLVALAASFDLGLPISTPPMAMAYGTKELSISDMLKAGTVFALVANVLLLAGVEFMMKEVFVR, encoded by the coding sequence ATGAATCATCCGATGCGGCTTGAATTCTGGAAGCAAAAAAAAGTATGGCTCTCCGCCGCGGCCTTGGCCTTGGCGGCGGCCTCCTATGCCGGCTTGCAGGGGCAATGCTCCGAGTCTGCAAGGCGGATGGCTTTTATCTTTGTCCTCGCCGCGTCTTTCTGGACTTTCGAAATGATCCCTCTTTATGCGACCGCCCTTTGGGTTGTATTTCTCGAATCTTTTCTTCTGGTGCGGCCGCTCGGCATGGGATCGGGTCTGGAAACCTATTTCATAGGGCCGCTTGCCGATCCGGTCATTGTCCTGTTTTTAGGCGGTTTTATCCTGGCGCGCGCTTTTGCCAAATATGGCATCGATTCCAGCATCGCGACGTGTCTTCTTCGCCATGCCGGGAACCGGCCTTATTTCATGCTGCTGAGCTTCATGGCCGCGACGGCATTTCTCGGCATGTGGATTTCGAACACGGCGACTTCGGCGTTGATGCTGGCCGTCCTTCTTCCGATCCTGGGAAGCCTTGACGCGGGAGATCCCTTCAGGAAAGCGCTTGTCCTCGGGATTCCCTTCGCGGCCCGCATCGGAGGCATCACGACCCCCGTGGGATCGCCGACGAATGCCTTGGCCTTGGGGCTTCTGGCCGAGCGGGGAATTCATGTCAATTTTCTGACCTGGATGAGCGCAACACTCCCGCTTGCCGTCCTTCTCCTGCTGATGACGAGCGGCATTCTCTACATTCTGTTTCCGCCCCGCCAGGCAGCCGTTCCCTGCAGCATGGAACCTACGCGGCCTTTCGATCGAGACGCCCGGTTGGTTTTGTTCATCGGAGCCGCGACAGCAGGGCTGTGGCTCACTTCTCCGTGGCATAGGATGCCGGAATATCTGACGGCGCTCCTTTGTGCCGGCGTCCTGGCCGCCATGCGGCTCATCACGGTGGAAGATCTGAAAAAAATCGACTGGGACATTCTGATCCTGATGTGGGGCGGCCTGGCGCTGGGTGAAGGCATGATGATTACCGGGCTGGCGGACTGGGCCATGACCCTTCCCGTGTATCCCCATGAAAAATGGCTGCTTTATCTCGCCGTGTGCCTGGTCACGGTTCTTCTTTCGACCTTCATGAGCAACACGGCAACCGTAAATTTACTCATTCCCGTCGCTCTCAGCATTCCAGCCGGGGATGCTTCCATGCTCGCCGTCCTGGTGGCGCTCGCGGCGTCATTTGACCTGGGCCTGCCGATTTCCACACCGCCGATGGCCATGGCGTACGGCACAAAAGAATTGAGTATTTCCGACATGCTGAAGGCCGGAACCGTCTTTGCTCTGGTCGCGAACGTGCTGCTTTTGGCCGGGGTGGAATTTATGATGAAGGAGGTCTTTGTCCGATGA
- a CDS encoding nitric-oxide reductase large subunit, which yields MKYGKLWAGFILVTGLSFTVLGYFGREIYRQAPPIPQKVVTASGEVLFTAEAIRDGQNVWQSTGGQELGSVWGHGAYVAPDWTADWTHREATALADLLSQQAYQKPFDSLGGEQKKIIEYRLQQEIRANTFHPETGEVTVSDSRAQAIKKTAAHYSALFLGDPSLADLRETYAMKTRTLEDPARMEKLNAFFFWAAWACVTQRPGQSVTYTNNWPADELVGNHPTGSLILWTGVSVILLLAGIGVLAFFYASQHDAPSVRSFPDKDPLLGYQPTPSMKATLKFFWTGAALFVVQVVLGVISAHYSVEGSGFYGIPLSQWLPYSVARTWHVQLGIFWIATSWLATGLYVAPAVSGHEPAFQRAGVNFLYVCLLIIVVGSLAGQWLGVMQKLGLAQNFWFGHQGYEYVDLGRFWQIFLTVGLFLWLFLMTRALMPAFRKEGDHKQLLALFVIASAAIALFYSAGLMWGQHTHLSIAEYWRWWVVHLWVEGFFEVFATVVIAFLFVRLGLLGVKLATAGVLFSTNVFLAGGIIGTFHHLYFTGTPTSILALGATFSALEVVPLVLMGFEAWNNYRLTRAGGWLEGYKWPIYCFIAVSFWNLLGAGIFGFLINPPIALYYMQGLNTTPVHGHTALFGVYGMLAIGLMLFVIKGLHAPRPWKQGIIRFSFWAINIGLLFMVVLSLLPIGLIQTWFSVEKGFWYARSGDFLQTGWMDKLRWMRVLGDTLFGLGALALGLFVAGLKTGASLEPHE from the coding sequence ATGAAATACGGAAAATTGTGGGCGGGTTTCATTCTCGTGACGGGACTCTCTTTCACGGTGCTGGGCTATTTCGGACGCGAAATTTACCGGCAGGCGCCCCCCATTCCTCAAAAAGTGGTGACAGCCTCCGGAGAAGTCCTGTTCACGGCAGAGGCCATCCGGGACGGACAGAATGTCTGGCAGTCGACGGGAGGACAGGAACTGGGCTCCGTTTGGGGGCACGGCGCGTACGTTGCTCCAGACTGGACCGCGGATTGGACGCACCGCGAAGCCACGGCGCTTGCCGACCTTTTGAGCCAGCAGGCCTATCAAAAGCCTTTTGATTCCCTGGGTGGCGAACAGAAAAAAATCATCGAGTACCGTCTCCAGCAGGAAATCCGCGCCAATACCTTTCATCCGGAAACGGGCGAGGTGACCGTGAGTGATTCCCGCGCGCAGGCCATTAAAAAGACGGCGGCCCATTACAGCGCGCTATTTCTTGGAGATCCTTCGCTTGCCGATCTGCGGGAGACCTATGCCATGAAAACCCGCACGCTGGAAGATCCCGCGCGCATGGAAAAGTTGAACGCTTTCTTTTTCTGGGCAGCCTGGGCCTGCGTGACACAGCGCCCCGGCCAAAGCGTCACCTACACGAATAACTGGCCGGCCGATGAACTCGTGGGAAACCACCCCACGGGAAGCTTGATTCTCTGGACCGGCGTCAGCGTCATTCTTCTCCTGGCCGGTATCGGTGTCCTGGCTTTTTTTTACGCTTCGCAGCACGACGCGCCCTCAGTCCGGTCGTTTCCCGACAAAGACCCGCTGCTCGGATATCAGCCTACGCCTTCCATGAAAGCCACGCTGAAATTTTTCTGGACCGGCGCGGCGCTTTTCGTGGTCCAAGTCGTTCTCGGCGTGATCAGCGCCCATTACAGCGTGGAAGGAAGCGGATTTTACGGGATTCCTTTGTCTCAATGGCTGCCCTATTCGGTGGCCAGGACCTGGCATGTCCAACTCGGGATTTTTTGGATCGCGACCTCCTGGCTGGCCACGGGACTTTATGTGGCGCCCGCGGTGTCCGGCCATGAACCCGCATTTCAGAGAGCCGGCGTCAATTTTCTGTACGTCTGCCTTCTCATCATCGTCGTCGGCTCGCTCGCGGGCCAGTGGCTGGGCGTCATGCAAAAGCTCGGCCTGGCGCAGAATTTCTGGTTCGGCCATCAGGGCTATGAATACGTGGACCTGGGCCGGTTCTGGCAGATCTTTCTCACCGTCGGACTTTTTCTCTGGCTGTTTCTGATGACGCGCGCGCTGATGCCCGCTTTTCGGAAAGAAGGCGACCATAAGCAGCTGCTCGCCCTTTTCGTCATCGCGTCCGCGGCCATCGCTCTTTTCTACAGCGCCGGACTGATGTGGGGCCAGCACACGCACCTTTCGATCGCGGAATATTGGCGGTGGTGGGTGGTGCATCTGTGGGTGGAAGGTTTCTTCGAGGTTTTCGCTACGGTTGTGATCGCGTTTCTTTTCGTCCGCCTGGGGCTTCTCGGCGTGAAGCTCGCGACCGCGGGCGTTCTTTTTTCCACGAACGTTTTTCTCGCCGGCGGCATTATCGGGACGTTCCATCATCTTTACTTTACCGGAACGCCCACGTCGATTCTCGCGCTGGGCGCGACCTTCAGCGCTCTGGAAGTCGTGCCCCTTGTCCTGATGGGATTCGAAGCCTGGAATAATTATCGGCTGACCCGTGCAGGCGGATGGCTCGAAGGCTACAAATGGCCGATCTATTGCTTCATCGCGGTGTCGTTCTGGAACTTGCTCGGCGCCGGCATTTTTGGATTCCTGATCAACCCTCCCATCGCGCTTTATTATATGCAGGGTTTGAACACCACGCCCGTTCACGGGCATACCGCGCTTTTCGGCGTTTACGGAATGCTGGCCATCGGGCTCATGCTCTTCGTCATCAAAGGCCTGCACGCGCCCCGGCCGTGGAAGCAGGGGATCATCCGGTTTTCATTCTGGGCCATTAATATCGGGCTCTTGTTCATGGTCGTGCTCAGCCTGCTGCCCATCGGACTGATTCAGACTTGGTTCAGTGTCGAAAAGGGATTTTGGTACGCGCGCAGCGGAGATTTTCTTCAGACGGGATGGATGGACAAGCTTCGCTGGATGCGCGTGCTGGGAGACACTCTTTTTGGATTGGGGGCGCTCGCTCTCGGCCTTTTTGTCGCGGGGCTGAAGACCGGGGCATCTCTTGAACCACATGAATAA
- a CDS encoding universal stress protein: protein MKTNKKVLIGYDGSAGADALLVDLQRAGLPRKTSVMVVCVADVFQPPSTCNEVSYGAAVIEAVRKGWEHANEVVGQCKSTAASAAKKIRTSFPEWEVQSEAFADSPAWGIIKKAKSWKADLILVGAHGMTSAGRMLLGSISQIVATQASCTVRVVHNRAEDLRSPPRIVIGIDGSPCANTALKEAASRAWPKGTAFHLITAIDPRVKTSVLLPPSQKWLEGNDSVAHYWVGRLMEAAADKLRSRGFAVTCLKKEGDPKKILVEEAERWGADVIFIGARGLGGVKHALMGSVSSAVAARAHCVVEIVRESVPGANAKKKTTKGKVAAV from the coding sequence ATGAAAACGAATAAAAAAGTCCTAATCGGGTACGACGGCTCCGCCGGCGCGGACGCGCTTCTCGTCGATTTGCAACGGGCCGGCCTGCCGCGTAAGACCTCGGTCATGGTGGTGTGTGTCGCGGATGTCTTTCAACCGCCGTCCACTTGCAACGAGGTGAGCTATGGCGCCGCGGTGATCGAAGCGGTGCGTAAAGGATGGGAACATGCGAACGAGGTGGTGGGGCAGTGCAAGAGTACCGCAGCGTCCGCCGCTAAAAAAATCAGAACAAGTTTTCCAGAGTGGGAAGTGCAGAGCGAGGCTTTCGCGGATTCGCCGGCATGGGGAATTATCAAAAAAGCCAAGTCCTGGAAGGCCGACCTCATTCTGGTGGGTGCGCACGGCATGACCTCGGCCGGCCGGATGCTTCTGGGAAGTATTTCCCAAATCGTTGCCACCCAGGCCTCATGCACTGTCCGTGTGGTTCACAACAGGGCCGAAGACCTGCGCTCGCCGCCGCGCATCGTCATCGGCATCGACGGTTCTCCCTGCGCGAACACGGCGCTCAAAGAGGCCGCTTCAAGAGCCTGGCCCAAAGGGACCGCTTTTCATTTGATTACCGCCATCGATCCCAGGGTCAAGACTTCCGTCCTGCTTCCGCCGTCACAGAAATGGCTGGAGGGAAACGATTCAGTGGCTCATTACTGGGTGGGAAGGCTGATGGAGGCCGCGGCAGATAAACTGCGCTCACGCGGTTTTGCGGTCACCTGCCTCAAGAAGGAGGGAGATCCCAAAAAAATTCTGGTGGAAGAAGCCGAACGCTGGGGAGCCGACGTCATCTTTATCGGCGCGCGCGGTCTCGGCGGAGTGAAGCACGCGTTGATGGGGAGCGTTTCCTCGGCTGTCGCGGCGAGGGCGCATTGCGTGGTGGAAATTGTCCGGGAATCAGTCCCCGGAGCGAACGCAAAAAAGAAAACGACAAAAGGCAAGGTCGCGGCCGTTTGA
- a CDS encoding VOC family protein produces the protein MNPVVHFEFPAENRKRIAAFYGKAFGWKTEQLGEDFGYYTLARTTEGDKHGKPKKPGRINGGFYLKSHDKPAQYPSVVIAVPNIRAHMAKVKKAGGKVLGEPWTIPGVGKYVSFIDTEGNRVSMLEPAMKKAGKK, from the coding sequence ATGAATCCCGTCGTCCATTTTGAATTTCCCGCGGAGAACCGCAAGCGAATCGCCGCGTTTTATGGAAAGGCGTTCGGCTGGAAGACGGAGCAGTTGGGCGAGGATTTCGGGTATTACACGCTTGCCCGGACGACCGAAGGCGATAAGCACGGCAAGCCCAAGAAGCCCGGCCGCATCAACGGCGGATTTTATCTGAAGTCCCACGACAAGCCCGCGCAATATCCGTCGGTCGTCATCGCAGTGCCAAACATCCGTGCCCACATGGCCAAGGTCAAGAAGGCCGGGGGAAAAGTGCTGGGCGAGCCTTGGACCATTCCGGGCGTCGGCAAATATGTTTCCTTCATCGACACCGAAGGGAACCGCGTCAGCATGCTTGAGCCCGCCATGAAAAAAGCAGGGAAAAAGTAA
- a CDS encoding DUF2490 domain-containing protein — protein MKARMTLLILFLMPSSLLAGDDFQYWSRLQVKAIDTRYVDYINYWDLRFCEGASHLGFWQTSQKVQVDAFENLGFGAAYTYLEAEAGSSELKYQHRLELEALPRWKFGRININNRDRFEFRWIEGKGSDNGRFRQLWEFEFPFKAKSKPLAFYCSNEFFLDCKARTINENQVVPAGIVIPLSRRSSLKVFYMLQSRKKDTWSSSHILGTHLSFAL, from the coding sequence ATGAAAGCGCGGATGACTCTGCTGATTTTATTTCTCATGCCGTCTTCGCTCCTCGCGGGGGATGATTTCCAGTATTGGTCGCGCTTGCAGGTGAAAGCGATCGATACGCGGTACGTCGATTACATCAATTACTGGGACCTTCGCTTTTGCGAGGGCGCCTCCCATCTCGGATTCTGGCAGACGAGCCAGAAAGTGCAGGTCGACGCCTTCGAGAATCTTGGTTTTGGAGCCGCTTATACCTACCTGGAAGCGGAAGCCGGATCGAGCGAATTGAAATATCAGCACAGGCTCGAGCTCGAAGCCCTGCCGCGATGGAAATTCGGGCGCATCAATATCAATAACCGCGACCGTTTCGAATTCCGCTGGATCGAAGGCAAAGGCTCGGACAACGGGCGATTCCGCCAGCTTTGGGAGTTCGAATTTCCATTCAAAGCGAAATCCAAGCCGCTGGCGTTTTACTGCAGCAATGAGTTTTTCCTGGACTGCAAGGCGCGGACAATCAACGAAAATCAAGTCGTGCCCGCCGGCATCGTCATTCCGCTTTCCCGGCGAAGCTCTCTGAAGGTTTTTTATATGCTGCAATCGAGAAAAAAAGACACATGGTCTTCGAGCCATATCTTGGGGACACACTTGTCCTTCGCTTTGTAA
- a CDS encoding YbaK/EbsC family protein: MSVPKKIQNFLKHHKVEYDVIVHPESFSASRTAQAEHVPGKEFAKVVMVKSKGKDLMFVIPSTCVLDFFKVSASLGTQDVRIEEEAEFKRLFKDCETGAMPPLGKLYHLSCFVDDSLKKVPEVVFNAGSHKESIRLPAMDFFRVVKARFGDYSVPAAALPAKKEAKKAPAPAPAPEADDRCLLAFESYQHAIGETAGILYRTLERKGALNPASLQNESGIADSTLLNRALGWLAREDKILLRGSGKEFKISLAKA, from the coding sequence ATGAGTGTCCCTAAAAAAATTCAAAATTTTTTGAAACATCACAAGGTCGAATACGACGTAATCGTGCACCCTGAATCTTTTTCGGCCAGCCGTACGGCTCAAGCCGAACACGTGCCGGGAAAGGAGTTCGCGAAAGTCGTCATGGTCAAATCCAAAGGAAAGGACTTGATGTTCGTGATTCCGTCGACATGCGTGCTGGATTTTTTTAAGGTGAGCGCTTCTTTGGGCACGCAGGATGTTCGTATCGAAGAAGAAGCCGAGTTTAAGAGGCTTTTCAAAGACTGCGAAACGGGAGCCATGCCTCCTTTGGGCAAGCTCTATCATCTGAGCTGTTTCGTGGATGATAGTTTGAAGAAGGTGCCCGAAGTGGTTTTCAACGCAGGCAGCCACAAAGAAAGCATCCGGTTGCCGGCGATGGATTTCTTCCGGGTGGTGAAGGCACGGTTCGGTGATTATTCCGTACCCGCCGCGGCTTTGCCGGCAAAAAAAGAGGCGAAAAAGGCGCCGGCGCCGGCTCCGGCTCCGGAGGCGGATGACAGATGCCTTCTGGCTTTCGAATCGTATCAGCATGCGATCGGCGAAACCGCGGGCATTCTCTACCGGACCCTGGAAAGAAAAGGCGCCCTTAACCCCGCTTCTCTTCAAAATGAATCGGGCATCGCGGATTCAACGCTTTTGAATCGCGCCCTGGGATGGCTTGCGCGAGAGGACAAAATCCTCCTGCGGGGAAGCGGGAAGGAATTCAAGATCTCACTCGCAAAAGCATAA